A window of Desulfovibrio sp. X2 contains these coding sequences:
- a CDS encoding tetratricopeptide repeat protein: MSAKKGSDFSRRDLLFGFVDRIRGREPGEKAVTGVTQESSEADGHFAAGRWSEAVNAYRDVLARESGNEEARVRLGICFYRQGKHTQAVVELGRVLRKRSHNLASLYLGLCHARRGELDKAATAWKAYFEPSRVPLMREINFQLARIETEKEVDSGSVAAAVEEALAAEQG, from the coding sequence ATGAGCGCCAAGAAAGGATCGGACTTCAGCCGCCGCGACCTTCTTTTCGGCTTCGTGGACCGCATCCGCGGCCGCGAGCCGGGGGAGAAGGCGGTTACCGGAGTGACCCAGGAATCGAGCGAGGCGGACGGCCATTTCGCCGCGGGCCGCTGGAGCGAGGCCGTGAACGCCTATCGCGACGTGCTCGCGCGCGAGTCCGGCAACGAGGAGGCGCGCGTGCGCCTGGGCATCTGCTTCTACCGCCAGGGCAAGCACACCCAGGCCGTGGTCGAGCTCGGCCGCGTGCTGCGCAAGCGCTCCCACAACCTGGCCAGCCTCTACCTGGGGCTCTGCCACGCCCGGCGCGGCGAGCTGGACAAGGCCGCCACGGCCTGGAAGGCCTATTTCGAGCCCAGCCGCGTGCCGCTCATGCGCGAGATCAACTTCCAGCTGGCGCGCATCGAGACCGAGAAGGAGGTCGACTCCGGCTCCGTGGCCGCGGCCGTGGAGGAGGCGCTGGCCGCGGAGCAGGGCTGA